The following coding sequences are from one Dermacentor silvarum isolate Dsil-2018 chromosome 4, BIME_Dsil_1.4, whole genome shotgun sequence window:
- the LOC119450367 gene encoding dopamine receptor 1, translated as MNRLYSVLSNFQQQPVTSHRILVPGERLPSGFTNASSSAAMQPSSASTLGSIASVFPTLEAAANNTTAALQEAAVPSSGHPLDSWDLSCRYIIGTFLLIIILTAITGNILVCLAIYTDRRLRKLGNLFLVSLAVADLLVSSLVMTFAVINDLMGYWAFGPQFCDIWIAFDVMCSTASILNLCAISMDRFLHIKDPLGYGRWMTKRAVLGTICGIWMLSALLSFLPISLGWHRPYPDSLLVVNGLTMCALDLTPEYAVTSSLISFYMPCIVMVALYARLYLYARRHVQNIRAVTKPCVVNNKDPGSPTKFRAIGGQSSLHVMDHKAAITLGIIVGVFLCCWVPFFCANIVAAFCKTCISEECFKFLTWLGYLNSALNPIIYSIFNTEFRDAFRRVITAHACCKALAERARAPSDLSYRTKRSTICETPRANSLAAVNCRHNNVAAASERISLRAEVDTRVEISIKSIGEISDI; from the coding sequence GTGCCCGGGGAGCGGTTGCCGAGCGGGTTCACCAATGCGAGCTCCTCGGCGGCCATGCAGCCTTCGTCCGCAAGCACCCTGGGCTCGATCGCGAGCGTTTTTCCAACGCTCGAGGCGGCGGCCAACAACACGACGGCTGCGCTTCAGGAGGCGGCCGTGCCTTCTTCGGGACACCCATTGGACAGTTGGGACCTTTCGTGCCGCTACATCATCGGCACGTTTTTATTGATTATCATCTTGACCGCCATCACGGGCAACATCCTCGTCTGCCTCGCCATCTACACGGACCGGCGGCTTCGCAAGCTGGGCAACCTTTTTCTCGTCTCCTTGGCCGTGGCCGACCTGCTGGTCTCGTCGCTGGTCATGACCTTCGCCGTCATCAACGACCTCATGGGCTACTGGGCGTTCGGGCCGCAATTCTGCGACATCTGGATCGCCTTCGACGTCATGTGCAGCACGGCGTCCATCTTGAACCTGTGCGCCATCAGCATGGATCGGTTCCTGCACATCAAGGACCCCCTGGGCTACGGTCGCTGGATGACAAAGCGTGCCGTCCTCGGGACCATATGCGGAATCTGGATGCTTTCGGCACTCCTGTCGTTCCTGCCCATCTCACTCGGCTGGCACCGGCCTTACCCTGACTCGCTGCTCGTCGTAAACGGTCTCACCATGTGCGCGTTGGACCTGACCCCCGAGTACGCCGTCACGTCATCGCTCATCAGCTTCTACATGCCGTGCATCGTCATGGTGGCACTGTACGCCCGCCTCTACCTGTACGCGCGCCGGCACGTGCAGAACATCCGCGCCGTCACCAAGCCATGCGTGGTGAACAACAAAGACCCCGGCAGTCCGACCAAGTTCCGCGCCATCGGCGGCCAGTCTTCCCTGCACGTGATGGACCACAAGGCTGCCATCACGCTCGGGATCATCGTCGGCGTGTTCCTGTGCTGCTGGGTTCCCTTCTTCTGCGCCAACATCGTGGCCGCCTTCTGTAAGACGTGCATCTCCGAGGAGTGCTTCAAGTTCCTCACCTGGCTCGGCTACCTCAACTCGGCGCTTAACCCCATCATCTACAGCATCTTCAACACCGAGTTCCGCGACGCCTTCCGGCGGGTCATCACGGCACATGCGTGCTGCAAGGCGCTCGCCGAGCGTGCCCGAGCGCCCAGCGACCTGTCGTACCGCACCAAGCGGAGCACCATCTGCGAGACCCCGCGCGCCAACAGCCTGGCGGCGGTCAACTGCCGCCACAACAACGTGGCGGCCGCCAGCGAGCGTATCTCGCTCCGGGCTGAGGTCGACACTCGGGTCGAGATCAGCATCAAGAGCATCGGCGAAATATCGGACATATAG